Proteins encoded by one window of Ochrobactrum sp. BTU1:
- the ureG gene encoding urease accessory protein UreG: MKKITRIGIGGPVGSGKTAVIETITPRLIALGIKPLIITNDVVTTEDAKQVRRTLNGILIEEKIVGVETGACPHTAVREDPSMNIAAVEELEEKYPDSDVILIESGGDNLTLTFSPALADFFIYVIDVAAGDKIPRKNGAGVCQSDILVINKKDLAPHVGASLEVMDRDSKLMRGKKPFVFTNCKTGEGVDDLMRLILDMALFDVELVQDKEAVG; this comes from the coding sequence ATGAAGAAGATCACGCGTATTGGTATCGGTGGACCTGTTGGTTCTGGCAAAACAGCAGTGATTGAAACAATCACGCCACGCCTGATCGCTTTGGGCATCAAGCCTTTAATCATCACGAATGACGTTGTGACCACCGAAGATGCCAAACAGGTGCGCCGAACCCTCAACGGCATTCTCATCGAAGAGAAGATCGTCGGTGTTGAAACCGGCGCGTGCCCGCATACCGCCGTTCGCGAAGATCCTTCGATGAATATCGCCGCTGTTGAAGAGTTGGAAGAGAAATATCCTGACAGCGACGTGATCCTAATTGAATCGGGCGGCGACAATCTCACGCTTACCTTTAGTCCTGCATTGGCTGACTTTTTCATCTATGTCATCGACGTTGCCGCTGGTGATAAAATCCCGCGCAAGAATGGTGCTGGTGTGTGCCAGTCGGATATTCTGGTCATTAACAAGAAGGATCTCGCGCCTCACGTGGGTGCTAGCCTCGAAGTCATGGACCGCGATTCGAAGCTTATGCGCGGCAAGAAGCCTTTCGTTTTCACCAACTGCAAGACGGGTGAAGGCGTTGACGATCTGATGAGACTAATCCTTGATATGGCACTTTTCGATGTAGAGCTAGTACAAGACAAGGAAGCGGTCGGATAA
- a CDS encoding urease accessory protein UreF, protein MVLLARLLQFSDSTLPVGAFAFSNGLESALQTEVVTNTATLQQFVELVVRQAAHMDGIAFLHAHRATVANDYDALLAADHEIWDRRVGEEQQLMLSRMGKKFAELSLKISDFPSLERWLKDIKSGNTPGCFPVGQAMALAHMGADEKQAFVVHQYGVASMIMSAAVRLMRIDHLDTQRILFAAQNRVEGDYSDICDLALDEMSSFAPVFDVLVAHHTKTHVRLFMN, encoded by the coding sequence ATGGTTCTTTTAGCGAGATTGCTGCAATTTTCGGACTCTACGCTACCGGTTGGAGCGTTTGCGTTTTCAAACGGCCTGGAATCCGCATTGCAGACGGAGGTGGTAACCAATACCGCCACTTTGCAACAGTTTGTCGAGCTGGTGGTTCGTCAAGCAGCCCACATGGATGGCATCGCTTTTCTTCATGCGCATCGCGCGACTGTAGCCAACGACTATGACGCGCTGCTTGCAGCCGATCATGAGATATGGGACCGCCGTGTCGGTGAGGAGCAACAGCTCATGCTTTCCCGAATGGGTAAGAAATTTGCGGAACTCTCTCTCAAGATCAGCGACTTTCCATCGCTCGAGCGATGGCTGAAAGACATTAAGTCCGGCAATACTCCGGGATGCTTTCCGGTGGGTCAGGCAATGGCACTTGCACATATGGGCGCAGACGAAAAGCAGGCTTTCGTTGTGCATCAATATGGCGTTGCATCGATGATCATGAGTGCTGCGGTGCGTCTGATGCGTATCGACCATCTCGACACGCAGCGGATATTGTTCGCTGCACAAAACCGCGTTGAAGGCGATTACAGCGATATTTGCGACCTTGCACTCGACGAAATGTCCAGCTTTGCACCTGTTTTCGACGTCCTGGTCGCCCATCACACAAAAACGCATGTCCGTCTATTCATGAACTGA
- a CDS encoding urease accessory protein UreD — MSLHERLKRIDTARELSGYHTQPAQMRAAGPGKIGELRLGFSIRHGRSVLHDLYRVAPLLVQQALYWDEAMPELPICSIISIGGGILQGDRYKIDISVGEGACAQVTSQGANRVHQMDANYASQYQTLTLEADSYLEYLPDFTIPYRNSRFINHTDIVIDERATLLYGEMMMTGRKHHDESERFGFDLLSMQITAKRPDGKRLFADKVLIEKGNPTIDFSAVMRGFDAFANIICLTPPDVAERIKGRVQVNFGTDAPRAVSGVSQLPNNAGLILRAVGIESYDVRAEVRRFWQIVREEVRGRSLPEEFLWR; from the coding sequence ATGAGCCTGCACGAGCGATTAAAACGTATCGATACAGCACGAGAACTGAGTGGGTATCACACACAACCCGCGCAGATGCGTGCTGCAGGGCCGGGTAAGATTGGCGAGTTGCGCCTAGGGTTTTCCATACGCCACGGCCGCTCGGTGCTCCATGATCTTTACCGGGTTGCACCACTTTTGGTGCAGCAGGCGCTCTACTGGGATGAAGCAATGCCAGAATTGCCGATATGCTCGATCATTTCGATCGGCGGCGGCATTTTGCAAGGCGACCGCTATAAGATCGATATTTCAGTGGGCGAGGGCGCCTGCGCGCAGGTTACGTCACAAGGTGCAAATCGTGTTCATCAGATGGACGCCAACTACGCCTCCCAATATCAAACCTTAACATTGGAAGCAGATAGCTATCTGGAATATCTGCCTGACTTCACTATTCCCTATCGTAACTCCCGTTTCATCAACCATACAGACATTGTTATCGATGAGCGCGCAACGTTGCTCTATGGCGAGATGATGATGACGGGACGTAAGCATCACGACGAGAGCGAACGCTTCGGCTTCGATCTTCTATCTATGCAGATCACGGCCAAACGCCCGGACGGAAAGAGACTTTTTGCAGACAAGGTGCTGATCGAGAAAGGCAATCCGACTATTGATTTCTCAGCCGTCATGCGAGGCTTTGATGCGTTCGCGAATATCATCTGTTTAACACCGCCTGATGTAGCCGAGCGTATCAAAGGCCGTGTGCAGGTCAATTTTGGCACCGACGCACCGCGCGCAGTATCTGGCGTATCGCAATTGCCTAACAATGCGGGGCTTATTTTACGCGCTGTAGGCATTGAGAGTTACGATGTTCGTGCCGAGGTTCGGCGCTTCTGGCAGATCGTAAGAGAAGAGGTGCGGGGGCGTAGTCTGCCAGAAGAATTTCTATGGCGCTGA
- the ureE gene encoding urease accessory protein UreE (involved in the assembly of the urease metallocenter; possible nickel donor) gives MILVEKTLGNIKDSLWHDRANDAAVDYLAMEQWEAPKSRLRKASESGIELAISLPRSEHLHDGDVLYYDQENKIIVVARIALKEVMVIELQGLEDLAPQEILRICFELGHGLGNQHWPAVIKGATVYVPLSVDQKVMASVMRTHAFDRVKTYFAPGEEIAAKLDAREVRMLFAGADATPHHHHGAHDHDRNHDLHSHKHNHDHPHDGHDHHHG, from the coding sequence ATGATTCTCGTTGAGAAGACACTCGGCAACATCAAAGATTCCCTTTGGCATGATCGCGCAAACGACGCTGCGGTCGATTATCTTGCGATGGAGCAGTGGGAAGCCCCTAAAAGCCGTCTTCGCAAAGCCAGTGAAAGTGGCATTGAGCTGGCTATTTCGCTACCTCGTTCTGAGCATCTGCACGATGGTGATGTGCTTTATTACGACCAAGAGAACAAAATCATTGTTGTCGCACGGATCGCCCTCAAGGAAGTCATGGTGATCGAGCTTCAGGGTCTTGAGGATCTTGCACCGCAGGAAATCCTGCGCATATGTTTTGAGCTGGGTCATGGTCTGGGTAATCAGCATTGGCCCGCCGTCATCAAGGGTGCCACCGTTTATGTCCCACTTTCTGTCGATCAGAAGGTGATGGCATCGGTCATGCGCACGCATGCTTTTGATCGGGTAAAAACATATTTCGCGCCGGGCGAAGAAATCGCCGCTAAGCTCGACGCCAGAGAAGTGCGCATGCTCTTTGCGGGCGCTGATGCAACGCCGCATCATCACCATGGTGCCCATGATCATGATCGGAACCATGATTTGCATTCCCATAAGCATAACCACGACCACCCTCATGATGGCCATGATCACCATCACGGCTAG